From a region of the Agrobacterium larrymoorei genome:
- a CDS encoding acyltransferase family protein, translating into MTVDQNLSSRINLMRIILISGIVFVHVPHNPETSPFLGLYGFFDWLRVFLGDALFRIGVPCLSAISGYLLFRKGFAAFDYTATIKSKTKTVLLPFLLWNGALFLAVLLIQRVGLGVGYFPDLWNASPREIISHGAAVEELPVNVPLYFLRDLFVCILLSPILALLVRRFALPTLAVLLLVTAIPDLTLMIVQKKSILFSFTLGIALALHKVDLKTLDPYAGKLTAATLVAAAMLATGLYFTGPEFTFELNLLRNLLAVFGAIGFWVASSLLVKSKLGQRLAQTGSLSFWIFCAHYPLLVLMWMVWNKGGPDFYPAFYIGAVLLTFAILIVTNAQVRAKLPSLYAVLTGSRSGKPKPVQHVTSKEPVAAHQPPANPAYTQRQR; encoded by the coding sequence GTGACAGTTGATCAGAACCTATCTTCCCGTATCAATTTGATGCGCATAATCTTGATATCCGGCATTGTCTTCGTTCATGTGCCGCATAATCCCGAAACCAGCCCCTTTCTGGGTCTTTACGGTTTCTTCGACTGGCTTCGCGTCTTTCTGGGCGATGCGCTGTTTCGCATAGGCGTGCCCTGTTTGAGCGCAATTTCCGGTTACTTGCTGTTTCGCAAGGGCTTCGCTGCGTTCGATTACACGGCAACGATCAAGTCCAAGACGAAGACGGTTCTTCTGCCTTTCCTGCTTTGGAACGGCGCTCTTTTCCTTGCTGTGCTTTTGATTCAGCGCGTGGGCCTCGGCGTCGGTTACTTCCCCGACCTGTGGAACGCCAGCCCGCGCGAAATCATCAGCCATGGCGCGGCGGTTGAAGAGTTGCCGGTCAACGTACCGCTTTATTTCCTTCGTGATCTCTTCGTCTGCATTCTGCTGTCGCCCATCCTGGCGCTACTCGTGCGTCGTTTCGCGCTGCCGACACTCGCAGTGCTGCTGCTGGTGACTGCTATTCCCGATCTGACGCTGATGATCGTGCAGAAGAAATCGATCCTCTTCAGCTTCACGCTCGGCATTGCGCTGGCGCTCCATAAGGTCGATCTCAAGACGCTCGACCCATATGCGGGCAAGCTGACCGCGGCGACGCTGGTGGCTGCCGCAATGCTGGCGACGGGCCTCTATTTTACCGGCCCTGAATTCACCTTCGAGCTGAACCTGCTTCGCAATCTTCTCGCGGTATTCGGCGCAATCGGCTTCTGGGTTGCCTCTTCACTGCTGGTGAAGAGCAAGCTCGGTCAGCGCCTCGCTCAGACGGGTAGCCTCAGCTTCTGGATTTTCTGTGCCCATTACCCGCTTCTGGTCCTCATGTGGATGGTCTGGAACAAGGGCGGCCCGGACTTCTACCCCGCCTTCTACATTGGCGCGGTCCTGCTGACCTTCGCCATTCTGATTGTGACCAATGCACAGGTGCGCGCGAAGCTTCCCAGCCTTTACGCGGTGCTGACCGGAAGCCGCAGCGGCAAGCCGAAGCCCGTGCAGCATGTCACTTCGAAAGAGCCCGTGGCTGCACATCAGCCACCCGCAAATCCTGCCTACACGCAAAGACAGAGGTAA
- a CDS encoding sugar ABC transporter ATP-binding protein — MGMETADNGDAVLCARRISKSFNGVQVLFSVNFELKAGEIHALMGENGAGKSTLVKVLSGFEQPSSGEILLDGKPIKLPPNGAAEALGIVIIHQEFNLAEHLTVAESIFLGREVTRFGILDRKFMRAETRRILDLLNCHVDENAMISSLSIAEKQMVEIAKAISREARIVFMDEPTAVLSREETNYLFKQVRKLRDQGTSFVFVSHKLDEVMELTDRVTVLRDGHWVKTAPTAMLDGEAIAQLMVGRELSSLYPAKHEPNVDEQVVLSVKNVSTRYVNDASFELRKGEILGFSGLIGSGRTELMEAIVGLKARHGGEVDVNGASLPSHDLHASIDAGLAYMTKDRKSKGLLLTAGMGLNLTLQSLDRHGRFGYLSSGSEARALEKARRRFDIRVRDGNVVVGRMSGGNQQKLLLAKVMETEPKIIIIDEPTRGIDVGTKQQIYHFISALARDGHSIIVVSSEMQEVIGLCTRIAVMREGRIVGMLEGDEINEQEIMRYAAGLKTKIAA; from the coding sequence ATGGGGATGGAGACCGCCGATAATGGCGACGCGGTGCTTTGCGCTCGACGCATTTCAAAATCATTCAATGGTGTGCAGGTTCTGTTCAGCGTCAATTTCGAGCTGAAGGCTGGCGAAATCCACGCTTTGATGGGTGAAAACGGCGCGGGAAAATCCACGCTGGTCAAGGTTTTATCCGGCTTCGAGCAGCCAAGCTCCGGTGAGATTCTGCTGGACGGCAAGCCAATCAAGCTTCCGCCCAATGGCGCCGCGGAGGCTCTGGGAATCGTTATCATCCACCAGGAATTCAATCTGGCGGAACATCTCACTGTTGCGGAAAGCATTTTCCTCGGGCGCGAAGTGACGCGTTTCGGCATTCTGGATCGTAAATTCATGCGCGCGGAAACGCGCCGCATTCTCGATCTTCTGAATTGCCACGTCGATGAAAATGCGATGATTTCGAGCCTCTCCATTGCTGAAAAGCAGATGGTTGAAATCGCAAAGGCGATCAGTCGTGAAGCGCGCATCGTCTTCATGGATGAGCCGACCGCCGTTCTTTCTCGGGAAGAAACCAATTATCTGTTCAAGCAGGTCCGCAAGCTGCGCGACCAGGGCACCAGCTTCGTGTTCGTCTCGCATAAGCTCGATGAAGTCATGGAACTCACCGACCGCGTGACCGTGCTGCGGGATGGTCATTGGGTCAAGACTGCACCCACCGCCATGCTGGATGGTGAAGCCATTGCGCAATTGATGGTGGGGCGTGAGCTTTCCAGTCTCTATCCGGCAAAGCATGAGCCCAATGTCGATGAGCAGGTTGTTCTTAGCGTAAAGAATGTTTCGACCCGTTACGTGAACGACGCCAGCTTTGAATTGCGCAAGGGTGAAATTCTTGGTTTTTCCGGCCTCATCGGCTCTGGTCGCACCGAGCTTATGGAGGCAATTGTCGGCCTCAAGGCGCGGCACGGCGGAGAGGTGGATGTCAACGGCGCATCGCTTCCCTCGCATGATCTTCATGCATCCATCGATGCGGGCCTTGCCTATATGACCAAGGACAGGAAGTCCAAAGGGCTTCTATTGACAGCGGGAATGGGACTTAACCTAACCCTTCAATCGCTCGACCGTCATGGCCGTTTTGGCTATCTCAGTTCCGGCAGCGAAGCCCGCGCGCTGGAAAAAGCCCGCCGCCGATTTGATATACGCGTGCGCGATGGCAATGTCGTGGTTGGCCGTATGTCGGGCGGTAACCAGCAGAAGCTTCTTCTGGCAAAGGTCATGGAAACCGAGCCGAAGATCATCATTATCGATGAGCCCACACGCGGCATCGATGTCGGCACCAAGCAGCAGATCTATCATTTCATCTCGGCGCTTGCGCGCGACGGGCACTCCATCATCGTCGTTTCCTCGGAAATGCAGGAGGTTATCGGCCTCTGCACCCGCATTGCAGTGATGCGCGAAGGGCGGATCGTGGGGATGCTCGAGGGAGATGAGATCAACGAGCAGGAAATCATGCGCTACGCCGCCGGATTGAAAACAAAAATAGCAGCCTGA
- a CDS encoding ABC transporter permease yields the protein MSVSEDGKEKSDRRSRSFRDVDLRAVAPFVALLLLLIVGALVNPNFISINNLANVATRSAFIAIIAVGATFVISAGDLDLSVGSMVAFVASLMILLMNSGTITDPALMLVTAIVFTVIAGSLCGLANGLITTVGKIEPFIATLGTMGVYRGLTTWLSQGGAITLREPQLQSMYRPAYFGTIFGVPVPIIVIIAVTCVAAFILYRTRYGRHVTAVGSNRDVAKYSGIAVNRVRTIAFVIQGLCVAIAVLLYVPRLGSTSATTGMMWELQAITAVVVGGTALKGGAGRVWGTICGAFILELVGNIMLLSNFISEYLIGAIQGAIIIIAMLVQRSLMRQR from the coding sequence ATGAGTGTAAGTGAAGACGGCAAGGAAAAAAGTGACCGGCGGTCGCGCTCGTTTCGCGATGTGGACCTGCGCGCGGTCGCCCCTTTCGTCGCCCTTCTGCTGCTGCTGATCGTCGGCGCGCTGGTGAACCCGAACTTCATCAGCATCAACAACCTCGCCAACGTTGCCACCCGAAGCGCCTTCATCGCCATTATCGCGGTAGGTGCTACCTTCGTCATTTCGGCGGGTGATCTGGATCTGTCGGTCGGCTCCATGGTCGCCTTTGTTGCCAGTCTCATGATCCTGCTGATGAATTCCGGCACGATAACCGATCCGGCGCTGATGCTGGTGACGGCAATCGTGTTTACCGTCATTGCCGGTTCTCTCTGTGGTCTCGCCAATGGCCTGATCACGACTGTCGGAAAGATCGAGCCATTTATCGCGACGCTTGGCACGATGGGCGTTTATCGCGGCCTGACGACATGGCTTTCGCAAGGCGGCGCCATAACGTTGCGCGAACCCCAGCTACAAAGCATGTATCGCCCTGCCTATTTCGGTACGATCTTCGGCGTGCCGGTGCCCATCATCGTCATCATCGCAGTGACCTGCGTCGCTGCCTTCATTCTATACCGCACGCGTTACGGTCGCCATGTCACCGCCGTCGGCTCGAACCGCGATGTGGCCAAATATTCCGGCATTGCCGTCAACCGTGTCCGCACCATCGCTTTCGTCATTCAGGGTCTGTGCGTTGCCATCGCCGTTCTTTTGTACGTGCCGCGCCTCGGCTCCACATCGGCCACAACGGGCATGATGTGGGAATTGCAGGCCATCACCGCTGTCGTTGTCGGCGGAACGGCATTGAAGGGCGGGGCAGGGCGCGTCTGGGGCACCATCTGCGGCGCCTTCATCCTCGAACTCGTCGGCAATATCATGCTGCTGTCGAACTTCATCAGCGAATATCTGATTGGCGCCATTCAGGGTGCGATCATCATCATCGCCATGCTGGTGCAGCGCTCATTGATGCGCCAGCGCTAG
- a CDS encoding glycosyltransferase, translating to MAKFTVVIPYYQKQHGVLGRALASVFSQTCQDFDLVIVDDESPYPIENELAELSAEQQNRIKVVKQPNAGPGGARNTALDNVPAETSYVAFLDSDDIWTPDHLKNAEYSLDTFGGECYWASMQASDEFYYHFAISELEKNDGSVRLAESPRVIELPDLASIMLQNWSFLHLSCMVIGRPLIETVRFDPALRLAAEDVLFFCDCVLAAKRTLLCNDPGAARGLGVNIFHSIDNTSPEFLRQQFNTWVALDTLQDRFSTRPQDVESIASYKNTARKQALWSQAGNLKRRRAPELGLLFKWMVRDPAILRAAIELGAGKLARPK from the coding sequence ATGGCGAAATTTACAGTCGTTATTCCATATTACCAAAAACAGCATGGCGTTCTTGGTCGTGCATTGGCATCGGTTTTCTCTCAGACATGTCAGGATTTCGATCTCGTCATCGTTGATGACGAATCGCCTTATCCCATTGAAAATGAACTGGCAGAGCTTTCCGCAGAGCAGCAAAACCGCATCAAGGTGGTCAAGCAACCCAATGCCGGACCAGGCGGCGCTCGCAACACCGCGCTGGATAATGTTCCAGCGGAAACTTCCTATGTCGCTTTTCTCGATTCGGACGATATCTGGACGCCGGATCATCTGAAGAACGCCGAATACAGCCTCGATACCTTCGGTGGTGAATGCTACTGGGCCTCGATGCAGGCAAGTGATGAGTTCTATTATCACTTCGCTATTTCCGAGCTGGAAAAAAATGACGGCTCGGTTCGGCTGGCCGAATCACCACGCGTCATCGAGTTGCCGGATCTGGCCAGCATTATGCTTCAGAACTGGAGCTTCCTGCATCTTTCCTGCATGGTCATCGGCAGACCGCTGATCGAAACCGTGCGCTTCGACCCTGCTCTCAGATTGGCTGCCGAAGACGTTCTGTTCTTCTGCGATTGCGTGCTGGCTGCCAAGCGCACGCTTCTGTGTAACGATCCCGGTGCTGCGCGCGGCCTGGGGGTGAACATATTTCACAGCATCGATAACACCTCTCCGGAATTCCTGCGTCAGCAGTTCAACACCTGGGTCGCGCTGGACACGTTACAGGATCGGTTCTCCACGCGCCCGCAGGATGTAGAATCCATTGCGTCTTACAAGAACACGGCACGCAAGCAGGCTTTGTGGAGTCAGGCTGGCAACTTGAAGCGCAGAAGAGCTCCTGAACTTGGGCTGCTGTTCAAGTGGATGGTGCGCGATCCGGCCATTCTGCGCGCGGCGATAGAACTCGGAGCAGGGAAGCTTGCGCGACCGAAATAG
- a CDS encoding lipopolysaccharide biosynthesis protein has translation MPPAPSVKTITANVGWSVLSKTGTFGLKFVTVPILARLLTPEEFGVVAVGLTVVQFLTMIAGAGLTSALIVEKEEDMDTIHTVFWANLAISCTMAAILYFGAEFFGGLLGAVESAYLLRIMAFLIPLQLAGDVAYSLLARRMNFSKDAIWSMTSESAAAILAVVLAFAGFGVWALIIQLFAAALIRLVGLYAVSRYKPRLVMKPKRLIPLLGFSSGLMGSEIANFVTFQSPMVIIARYLGLADAGAYSASNRFASIPNQVVLSAVMGVLFPAFSRMMDDKQRRRDALMFSTQVLTVILAPMMFGLWAVAEPAMLVIFGPNWAYAWPVLGLLALSKAILTPCSTFIPYLKGAGYGRVLFWSATIRAVLTTAAVWLAAIYGTLIDAMVWLCIVNAATLVAYSWAVFKASETPFFSGLYVSSRPMITAFIMALAVRYTLSLTEASLSHAYMQVLVGAVAGGVIYGVLVLLTERALLRKILGLVRDRRAKKAMAPEPA, from the coding sequence ATGCCTCCAGCTCCGAGCGTCAAGACGATTACGGCCAATGTCGGCTGGAGCGTTCTCTCAAAGACAGGTACATTCGGGCTTAAATTTGTCACGGTACCAATTCTCGCACGATTACTGACGCCGGAAGAATTCGGCGTCGTTGCGGTCGGTCTCACCGTCGTTCAGTTCCTGACCATGATTGCAGGCGCGGGTTTGACCTCCGCACTGATCGTGGAAAAGGAAGAGGATATGGACACGATCCATACCGTCTTCTGGGCAAATCTTGCCATTTCCTGCACCATGGCGGCGATACTTTATTTCGGCGCCGAGTTCTTCGGCGGCCTGCTGGGCGCCGTCGAAAGCGCCTATCTGCTGCGTATCATGGCCTTCCTCATTCCGCTGCAATTGGCGGGCGATGTGGCCTATTCCCTTTTGGCAAGACGCATGAATTTCAGCAAGGACGCGATATGGAGCATGACGTCCGAGAGCGCTGCGGCAATCCTTGCCGTGGTCCTTGCCTTTGCCGGTTTCGGCGTCTGGGCGCTGATCATCCAGCTTTTTGCAGCGGCGCTCATTCGCCTCGTCGGCCTTTACGCCGTGTCGCGTTACAAGCCACGCCTCGTCATGAAGCCGAAGCGACTGATCCCGCTTCTCGGCTTCAGTTCCGGCCTGATGGGCTCGGAAATCGCCAATTTCGTTACCTTCCAGTCACCCATGGTCATCATTGCACGGTATCTCGGCCTTGCGGATGCGGGCGCCTACTCGGCCTCGAACCGGTTTGCCAGCATTCCGAATCAGGTCGTTCTATCTGCCGTCATGGGCGTGCTTTTCCCGGCCTTCAGCCGCATGATGGATGACAAGCAAAGACGGCGCGATGCGCTGATGTTCAGCACGCAGGTCCTGACCGTCATTCTGGCGCCGATGATGTTCGGCCTCTGGGCGGTTGCCGAACCGGCAATGCTGGTGATCTTTGGCCCCAACTGGGCCTATGCCTGGCCGGTGCTTGGACTGCTTGCTCTTTCCAAGGCAATTCTGACCCCTTGCAGCACCTTCATTCCCTATTTGAAGGGCGCGGGATATGGCCGCGTTCTTTTCTGGTCGGCCACGATTCGCGCCGTGTTAACGACCGCTGCGGTCTGGCTTGCCGCAATTTACGGAACGCTGATCGACGCCATGGTCTGGCTCTGCATCGTCAATGCCGCCACGCTGGTCGCCTATTCATGGGCGGTGTTCAAGGCAAGCGAGACGCCGTTTTTCTCAGGCCTTTACGTCAGCAGCCGCCCAATGATCACAGCTTTCATCATGGCGCTTGCGGTGCGGTATACACTGAGCCTGACGGAGGCCAGCCTTTCACATGCCTATATGCAGGTGCTGGTCGGCGCGGTTGCTGGCGGCGTCATTTACGGTGTGCTGGTATTGCTGACCGAGCGTGCCCTGTTGCGCAAAATCCTTGGGCTCGTGCGGGACCGAAGGGCGAAGAAGGCAATGGCACCTGAACCTGCCTGA
- a CDS encoding polysaccharide pyruvyl transferase family protein, producing the protein MKPYHWESHHGNFGDDLNLWLWDFLLPGLRDVHPDVLLVGVGTVLNDVLFPPGQRKLIIGSGYGYGAVPDTSNKDLWDIRCVRGEMTAAKLGLPAEMGIVDPAVMVTEMPEFQSLRKIHKKTFVPHWESAEFGIWENVCEPAGLTYLDPRGEAKSVIKQIAQSEFIVAESMHGAILADAFRVPWVAVSTSTSINNFKWSDWAGSVGVKYEPRYIPVSTRAEAAKKGSKFWGMSFPPPPPAEVVSQPYSHVQEDGDVLVRAEQQGPSLRKLAKQVLAAPSSLALWQASRAEPRLSPDGRLEERKERFQAVLETVKRDYF; encoded by the coding sequence ATGAAACCATATCACTGGGAATCGCATCACGGCAATTTCGGCGATGACCTCAATCTCTGGCTCTGGGACTTTCTGCTGCCCGGCCTGCGCGATGTTCACCCGGATGTGCTGCTGGTTGGCGTCGGCACCGTGCTCAACGATGTGCTTTTTCCGCCCGGCCAGCGCAAGCTGATCATCGGCAGCGGCTATGGCTACGGCGCGGTGCCCGATACGTCCAACAAGGACCTTTGGGACATTCGTTGCGTTCGCGGCGAGATGACGGCGGCAAAGCTCGGCCTGCCCGCTGAAATGGGCATCGTCGATCCGGCCGTGATGGTCACGGAGATGCCGGAGTTTCAGAGCCTCAGGAAAATCCATAAGAAAACCTTCGTCCCCCATTGGGAATCGGCGGAATTCGGGATTTGGGAAAATGTCTGTGAACCCGCTGGACTGACCTATCTTGACCCACGAGGTGAAGCGAAGTCGGTCATAAAGCAGATTGCACAGTCCGAATTCATCGTTGCGGAATCGATGCATGGTGCAATTCTGGCCGATGCTTTCCGCGTGCCTTGGGTGGCGGTCAGTACGTCGACGTCGATCAATAATTTCAAATGGAGCGACTGGGCTGGAAGCGTCGGCGTGAAATATGAGCCGCGCTACATTCCTGTTTCGACGCGTGCCGAAGCCGCGAAGAAGGGCTCCAAGTTCTGGGGCATGAGCTTCCCTCCGCCTCCACCTGCCGAAGTTGTCTCTCAGCCTTACAGCCATGTGCAGGAAGATGGCGATGTCTTAGTACGGGCAGAGCAGCAAGGTCCGTCGCTTCGCAAGTTGGCGAAGCAGGTTCTCGCCGCTCCTTCCTCTCTCGCTCTTTGGCAGGCGAGCCGCGCAGAGCCGCGATTGAGCCCTGATGGACGGCTGGAAGAACGAAAAGAACGGTTCCAGGCTGTGCTTGAAACCGTGAAACGGGACTATTTCTGA
- a CDS encoding LacI family DNA-binding transcriptional regulator has product MSHSSPATIEDVARIAEVSIATVSRAIHTPEKVANSTRLKVNQAIAVTGYTTNAMARSLRLGRSNMILVVAPDIGNPNFSSILIGLENEARAHGYGILIGHTQNDAQRGLEYLKFLNSNQAAGLILFTGILPFGHQDMTARLPPSVGVFEPVFNGGIPYVGVDDTVGARKIVDMLIAEGHERIAFIGDSRVRLAYTRRRAGFEEGMNAAGIGTSSRMILEGDGTLESGRLAVEQLFMRDKLPTAFMCVNDQTAVGVMIGLSARGYDVPNDFSVTGFDDIPQAVFMSPALTTIRQPRSAIGKHAMALLLELLNGEMPKQSEILLTPDLVVRNSVGAPSRRRS; this is encoded by the coding sequence TTGTCCCATTCCTCCCCAGCCACCATTGAAGATGTTGCCCGAATAGCGGAGGTATCCATTGCCACCGTGTCGCGCGCCATCCACACGCCTGAAAAGGTGGCCAACTCCACGCGGCTGAAGGTCAATCAGGCCATTGCCGTCACGGGTTACACAACGAATGCGATGGCGCGCAGCTTGCGCCTTGGCCGATCCAACATGATTCTGGTGGTGGCGCCGGATATTGGCAACCCGAATTTTTCCAGCATTCTGATCGGACTGGAAAACGAGGCCCGTGCGCATGGTTATGGGATTTTGATCGGCCATACGCAGAACGACGCGCAGCGTGGCCTTGAATATCTGAAATTTCTCAATTCCAACCAGGCAGCGGGACTTATTCTCTTCACCGGCATCCTGCCTTTCGGGCATCAGGATATGACGGCACGGCTTCCCCCAAGTGTCGGGGTTTTCGAGCCCGTCTTCAACGGCGGCATTCCCTATGTGGGTGTGGATGACACGGTGGGCGCGCGGAAGATCGTGGATATGCTGATTGCCGAAGGCCATGAGCGCATCGCCTTCATAGGCGATTCCCGCGTTCGGCTTGCCTATACACGTAGGCGTGCGGGTTTCGAGGAAGGCATGAACGCTGCCGGGATCGGCACCTCATCCCGCATGATCCTTGAAGGTGATGGAACGTTGGAAAGCGGGCGTCTCGCGGTCGAACAACTGTTCATGCGCGACAAGCTGCCCACCGCTTTCATGTGCGTCAACGACCAAACTGCCGTTGGTGTGATGATCGGTCTTTCCGCGCGCGGATATGATGTGCCGAACGATTTTTCGGTGACGGGTTTTGACGACATTCCGCAGGCTGTCTTCATGTCACCGGCGCTGACGACCATTCGCCAGCCGCGCAGCGCAATCGGCAAACATGCCATGGCGCTTCTGCTCGAATTGCTGAATGGCGAGATGCCGAAACAATCGGAAATCCTTCTCACGCCCGATCTGGTCGTGAGAAACTCCGTTGGTGCGCCAAGCCGCCGACGGAGTTAA
- a CDS encoding exopolysaccharide production repressor protein, protein MKNAIPYGSRHLAEDRDMQAPRVFISMICALLVFAVATYFIHGSFYTAFIQTLICLVIIQVGYFIGVVYLVSREKKRMRKTLEFQKEMPAANEPSVAENMSAVTRHRPKLTDI, encoded by the coding sequence ATGAAAAACGCCATTCCCTACGGGAGTAGACATCTAGCGGAGGACAGAGATATGCAAGCGCCACGCGTTTTCATCAGCATGATCTGTGCTTTGCTTGTGTTTGCTGTTGCAACATATTTTATCCACGGCTCCTTCTATACCGCCTTTATCCAGACGCTGATCTGTCTTGTGATTATTCAGGTCGGTTACTTCATCGGTGTGGTTTATCTTGTATCCCGCGAGAAGAAGCGGATGCGCAAGACATTGGAATTCCAAAAGGAAATGCCTGCGGCAAACGAGCCGTCGGTTGCCGAAAACATGTCTGCCGTAACCCGGCATCGCCCGAAGTTGACCGATATTTGA
- a CDS encoding DUF6074 family protein, whose product MTKRSEVIAFPAKNRVRDINRCVQMLEVLHGAEADRFWRDECRALAAHLTDLGYEDGAMRREVMEFQNAVQMQLWAASQTEEAARRDSY is encoded by the coding sequence GTGACCAAGCGTTCTGAAGTAATTGCGTTTCCTGCCAAAAATCGCGTTCGTGATATCAACCGTTGCGTCCAAATGCTGGAAGTGCTTCACGGTGCTGAAGCCGACCGCTTCTGGCGGGATGAGTGCCGCGCACTCGCTGCCCATCTGACCGATCTCGGTTACGAAGACGGCGCCATGCGCCGCGAAGTCATGGAGTTCCAGAACGCTGTGCAGATGCAACTCTGGGCCGCTTCTCAGACGGAAGAAGCTGCCCGTCGCGATAGCTACTGA
- a CDS encoding glycosyltransferase family 2 protein, giving the protein MTSGSQSICVIIAAKNASDTIAQAIFSALAEPEVSEVVVIDDGSTDATAAVATGCDDGSGRLKVERFDVNRGPSAARNHAIAISSAPLISILDADDFFFKGRFAAMLEQDDWDLVADNIAFIQQGFKSGSTIVPDSFAPAHHFLTLTEFVEGNISTRGIERGETGFLKPVIRRAFLEQHGLSYDEALRLGEDYELYVRALACGARYKVIRNCGYGAIVRGDSLSGRHRTEDLRLLYEADRKILRDYSLASQEKAVLQAHERHIREKFELRDFLDAKAKGGLGGAMSHALARLAAVPAITTGIWFDKTARFRKKPKPVADIRYLLKGTPLSS; this is encoded by the coding sequence ATGACAAGCGGTTCGCAATCCATTTGCGTGATAATTGCTGCAAAGAACGCATCCGACACCATTGCGCAGGCTATATTTTCTGCGCTTGCTGAGCCGGAAGTTTCGGAAGTCGTGGTGATCGACGATGGATCGACCGACGCGACGGCGGCAGTTGCAACAGGATGCGACGACGGTTCGGGGCGATTGAAGGTCGAGCGTTTCGACGTTAATCGCGGACCATCCGCTGCACGCAATCACGCCATCGCCATCTCTTCAGCGCCGCTCATCAGTATTCTGGATGCGGACGACTTCTTTTTCAAAGGCCGCTTTGCAGCAATGCTGGAGCAGGATGACTGGGATCTGGTGGCCGATAACATCGCCTTCATCCAGCAAGGCTTCAAATCCGGCTCCACCATTGTTCCAGATAGCTTCGCCCCCGCCCACCATTTTCTGACCCTAACCGAATTCGTGGAAGGCAATATTTCCACGCGCGGTATCGAGAGAGGCGAGACCGGCTTCCTGAAACCCGTCATCCGGCGTGCCTTTCTGGAGCAGCATGGTCTTTCCTATGACGAAGCCCTGCGGCTTGGTGAAGATTACGAACTTTATGTTCGCGCTCTAGCCTGCGGTGCACGCTACAAGGTCATTCGCAATTGCGGTTATGGCGCCATTGTGCGCGGCGATTCCTTAAGCGGCAGGCACCGCACCGAAGACTTGCGACTGCTCTATGAAGCAGATCGCAAAATCCTTCGTGATTACTCTCTGGCTTCTCAGGAAAAGGCGGTTCTGCAAGCGCACGAACGGCATATCCGGGAGAAATTCGAACTCAGGGATTTTCTGGATGCCAAGGCAAAAGGCGGATTGGGTGGCGCGATGAGCCACGCACTGGCTCGTCTTGCGGCAGTTCCGGCGATTACGACGGGGATATGGTTCGACAAGACCGCGCGCTTCCGCAAGAAACCGAAGCCGGTTGCGGATATCCGGTATCTCCTGAAGGGAACACCGCTGTCGTCCTGA